Proteins encoded by one window of Xenopus tropicalis strain Nigerian chromosome 6, UCB_Xtro_10.0, whole genome shotgun sequence:
- the LOC101730595 gene encoding ly6/PLAUR domain-containing protein 2-like isoform X4 yields MWQRSPYCLTAVPLRCYTCTGATNANCLTQTDCGSTNTSCATVVGSVLGQPIIIKSCTLNCTPRSSSSARGTSTISCCNTDLCNGATGVKYTYPALGLSLGFLLVLLRGSAL; encoded by the exons ATGTGGCAGCGCTCTCCCTACTGCCTTACAG CTGTGCCCCTGCGGTGCTACACGTGTACTGGTGCCACCAACGCCAACTGCCTGACCCAAACCGACTGCGGTTCAACCAACACCTCTTGTGCGACTGTTGTTGGTTCTGTTT TGGGTCAACCAATCATCATTAAATCCTGCACCCTCAACTGCACCCCAAGAAGCAGCAGTTCTGCCAGGGGCACCAGTACCATTTCCTGCTGCAACACCGACCTGTGCAACGGCGCCACTGGGGTAAAATACACTTACCCTGCGCTGGGGCTGTCCCTCGGGTTTCTATTGGTCCTGCTGAGAGGCTCCGCCCTGTGA
- the LOC101730595 gene encoding ly6/PLAUR domain-containing protein 2-like isoform X3, whose translation MAALYISLLLAALCIGTAVPLRCYTCTGATNANCLTQTDCGSTNTSCATVVGSVLGQPIIIKSCTLNCTPRSSSSARGTSTISCCNTDLCNGATGVKYTYPALGLSLGFLLVLLRGSAL comes from the exons ATGGCTGCACTGTACATCTCTCTGCTACTGGCTGCTCTCTGCATTGGCACAG CTGTGCCCCTGCGGTGCTACACGTGTACTGGTGCCACCAACGCCAACTGCCTGACCCAAACCGACTGCGGTTCAACCAACACCTCTTGTGCGACTGTTGTTGGTTCTGTTT TGGGTCAACCAATCATCATTAAATCCTGCACCCTCAACTGCACCCCAAGAAGCAGCAGTTCTGCCAGGGGCACCAGTACCATTTCCTGCTGCAACACCGACCTGTGCAACGGCGCCACTGGGGTAAAATACACTTACCCTGCGCTGGGGCTGTCCCTCGGGTTTCTATTGGTCCTGCTGAGAGGCTCCGCCCTGTGA